The following coding sequences are from one Oncorhynchus nerka isolate Pitt River linkage group LG6, Oner_Uvic_2.0, whole genome shotgun sequence window:
- the LOC115122173 gene encoding FAS-associated factor 2-like — MNRSRIARHCWRGKMAAPEEQELSQAQTEKLLQFQDLTGLESMDQCRRTLEQHNWNIEAAVQDRLNEQEGVPSVFNPPPSRPLQVNTADHRVYSYIVSRPQPRGLIGWSYYMIMLPFRLTYYTLLDIFRFALRWVRPDPRGRVTDPVGDVVSFIHSFEEKYGRSHPVFYQGTYSQALNDAKRELRYLLVYLHGEDHQDTDQFCRSTLCTEEVLTFLNTRMLFWACSTSRPEGYRVSQALRENTYPFLAMIMLKDRKMTVVGRLEGLIQSEDLLNQLTFIMEANQTYLMSERLEREERNQTQVLRAQQDEAYLESLRADQEKDRRKREEQEKVQAEEEKVRQTVLAEERRRRTLEEEKELKSECLPPEPPADDPDSVKIVFKLPNDTRVERRFLFQQSLTVIYDFLFSLKETPEKFQIVTNFPRRVLPCLPTEEQPNPPSLKEAGLSRSEVLFVQDLTED, encoded by the exons ATGAATCGTTCGCGAATTGCACGTCACTGTTGGCGAGGTAAGATGGCGGCGCCAGAGGAGCAGGAATTATCTCAGGCGCAGACCGAAAAACTCCTTCAATTTCAG GACTTGACAGGTTTGGAGTCTATGGACCAATGTCGTCGTACATTAGAACAACACAATTGGAACATCGAG gcTGCAGTGCAGGACAGACTGAACGAGCAGGAAGGAGTTCCCAGTGTGTTTAACCCTCCGCCCTCCAGACCCTTACAGGTCAACACAGCAGACCACAGAGTGTATAGCTATATCGTCTCCAGGCCACAACCcaga GGATTAATAGGATGGAGTTACTACATGATAATGTTACCTTTCAGATTGACATATTACACACTTCTGGACATATTCAG GTTTGCCCTGCGGTGGGTCAGACCAGACCCTCGTGGACGTGTCACAGACCCTGTGGGTGACGTGGTGTCCTTCATCCATAGTTTTGAAGAGAAGTACGGTCGATCGCATCCAGTGTTTTACCAGGGAACATATAGCCAG GCATTGAACGATGCCAAACGTGAGCTTCGCTACTTGCTAGTTTACCTCCATGGAGAAGACCACCAGGATACAGACCAGTTCTGTCG CTCTACGTTATGTACAGAAGAGGTCCTGACCTTCCTCAACACCAGGATGCTGTTCTGGGCCTGTTCCACCAGCAGGCCTGAGGGATACAGAG TGTCCCAGGCGCTGCGTGAGAACACTTACCCGTTCCTGGCCATGATCATGTTGAAGGACCGTAAGATGACGGTGGTGGGACGTCTGGAGGGGCTCATCCAATCAgaggacctcctcaaccagctCACCTTCATCATGGAGGCCAACCAGACCTACCTGATGTCGGAACGCTTGGAACG ggagGAGAGGAACCAGACGCAGGTGTTGCGGGCGCAGCAGGACGAGGCCTACCTGGAGTCGCTGAGAGCCGACCAGGAGAAGGACCGAAGGaagagggaggagcaggagaaggtCCAGGCGGAGGAGGAGAAGGTCCGGCAGACCGTCCTGgccgaggagaggaggaggagg ACgttggaggaagagaaggagctTAAGTCAGAATGTCTTCCCCCGGAACCCCCAGCAGACGACCCTGACAGCGTCAAAATCGTTTTCAAACTGCCTAACGACACCAGAGTGGAGAGGCGGTTCCTCTTCCAGCAGTCTCTGACG gtAATATACGACTTCCTGTTCTCCTTGAAGGAGACCCCGGAGAAATTCCAGATAGTTACCAACTTCCCCCGCCGGGTTCTGCCCTGCCTTCCCACGGAGGAGCAGCCCAACCCCCCCAGCCTCAAAGAGGCCGGCCTCAGCCGTTCCGAGGTCCTCTTTGTTCAGGACCTCACAGAAGATTGA